The genomic segment AGTTTCACTTTAGCATCCACATTACAGATGAAATATCTGGCCCAAACTTAGATCCACATAAGGTTATGTGGCCATCAAGtgcatttacaccaacagattatctgaccaatttctgtgcAGTCAGTCCAATAGTTGGTgtatataacaaaagatctgtgtgtaaaCGGTCatatgaccaatgattggtcagaatatCCATCAGATGACCTGTTGGTGTAAATGCCCCCTTATGGGCATGAGGTTTTGTGATAAAATATAATATGAATCACATAAAACAAACTATGAAtcacacaaaaaaactaaaaacagagCTCCTTACCTGGAAAACCCACTGTTTTCAGGACAATTCCAGATGATCCCTGGGGTAGCATAACCTTGGAAGAGGTTGCTTCTCCGATTGTTGCACTTATTGCCTGACCCCTAGCAGATGCCCCTGCTCCATCCTTATCTCCATCCCCACTCTGCACTGCTCTTGCTGTAGCTTGAAGCATTTGAGAACAGGTAGCATCCCCAGGAGGAGGTAACCTCAATAAGAGGCCAGAGTAGAAATTTTGATATCCCAGGAGCCTGGAAGAGGAGGACGATGATGGAGAATTTGTAGTGGTGACATGAGAAGATTGCGATGGTTGATGCACAGATGGTTCCTGACCCCCGACTCCTTTTATTTTGCCAAGGTGGACCTTCATATGGTTTTTCAAAAACCATGACTCCTTGAAGCATCGACCACAAACTGAACAACGATGATCAAAGGAATCCTTATGTTTGCGCATATGACCCTTCAAGAACCAGGACTGAGTGAAGCTCTGAGAACATATCTCACATTTGAACTCAGCAGGAGGCAGAGCTGGAGTGGGCTTTGGGGTAGGTAAAGGCGGAACAATCTTGGGTAGCTGGGGTGCTGAATGTCTCCTTTCAACATGTCCCATCAGCTCACCCTCCTGAGATGCTGCAAAGTCACACAGGTGACACTTATAAGGCCTATGAAGTATTCTGAGGTGACGCTCCAGTTCAGCAGCTTTGCGAAATTTTCCTTTGCAGAAAGGACAAGGGTGGCGTAGTGTTGGAAGAGGAGCAGGTATAGACAAAAGAGGGACTGGTTCCTGAATGTCATCTGGTGGTGAGTTTTGTATATCAGAAGAATTAGATtctttctcatgctgctgctcaaGCAATAGAGGCCTTTGTTGGGAGTTTGTCTCAAAGTTCTTGAGCCCTCCACGACCTTGGTTTAGAGCCCCACGCACCTTGTGCGTGCTTGCATGGAGTGCTAAAATGCTGATAAAACGAAACTGCTTTCCACATATTGTACATGGGAACTGACGAGACTTAGAACTTGAGCCATCAGAAAAACCATTGGAATGACGTTGAAGGTCCAGTTCTTCATCAGCAAAAGAAAGGCTAAGGAGGGAAGAAGGGGCAGGAGGAGAAGGTGAGGCTTGAGATGGAGATAaggaagatggaggaggagagggagaagTTGGTGGTAATGAATATACTGGTGAGGCATCATGATTCTGCGGTGAGGTTGGAATAACTGTAACACAAGGGGAGCTTGGAGGTGAGGAAGGAGCAGAAGAGTCTGCAGGAGGGCAGGGAGAAATTGGTGAAGGGGTAGGAGAAATAGGAGGAGGGGAAACAGATGGTGGAGGGGGAGACAGTGCAATGGAAGGTGGGCTAGGAGCTACAGGAAGGGGACAGAAAGTTACCATTTGAGGAGAAAGATTCTCAGGTGGGGGGCAGAGAGAAACAGGTAATGGGGAAACTGGAGGAGAAGTGAGAGGAAGGGAAGTAGCAGGAGGGCTGATACACGCTAAAGGTGAAGATTTAGAAGGTGAACATTGGGAGAGCAGGGGCAGAGTGACATTATGGACAAAAACAGTAGGAGGTGATGAAGGAGACTCGGGAGGGGGTGAGATGTGAATATGAGATGCTGTTGGGGAAGAAGGGGAAGCAGATTGAGATAATGCATGAGAAATATTGATTTGTTGAGAAACAGATGGAGAAGGGGGAGAAGGGTTCacatgagaaagaggaggggattgTGAAGGCAGTAAAGCTTGAGTGAGAAGGGGTGGAGCAGAGTCCATTGCTAAGATTTCTCAGAGGGTCTCTCCAGGGGTGTTGATTATTCTCCTAAAGAAACACAGAACACGACACttgaaataaagtaaagtaaaaatgtAAACTTTTAGTTTACATACTTTTTTACATACAAAAATTATACAGCTCTCATTTATTCTCTGGCTTATACGGCATATTATCATACAGCCTCTTTAACTCAACTACTGAATACTGTTTCACCTCCAGCTTTCTTTTGCATTTTGGGAATAGTGAATTGCAGTTGTTAGAAAAAAGTTACATCAAGAGGTTTCATGCCAGGGGGATCTCACATCTACACAGAATAACTTCTAAGTCTTCCATGTGTATGAAAGGCATGAGGTGAAAATGAAGGCACCAGAGTCACTGAGTATACATCATATTTATACAAAGTGAAAATAAGATTCAAAGGTTGAAGAATTCTGGTTGTGTGAGTCAGAAACCAGCACCGTGAGTGAAGTTGTTCCATCTCTAGTTCACAGACACTTTATACAAAGTTGCTTAAAAGTGTCATATAAGTTACAGCAGAACTCTGGCTACTGCTAGCAATATCTCTGGAGTAAGGGAAGAATAGTTAAGGTGCTTCTTTCAGATGGACATCTGGCATCCACAAGATAACATCTGATATGTGGGGTTCCACTGGATTCCTCACTTATTGGGAGAATGGCAGTCCCTGACTCCTACATGGCAAGccaaagtgtctggctgcagagaCATGTAAAAGAAAACCAAATGGAGCAGGTATACCGTTCTATCCATTGAAGTCTATAGGAGTTATTTAAATAGACTTCAATGGAGAGAATCATTTGATGCCCTCCATG from the Bufo bufo chromosome 2, aBufBuf1.1, whole genome shotgun sequence genome contains:
- the ZNF219 gene encoding zinc finger protein 219, translated to MDSAPPLLTQALLPSQSPPLSHVNPSPPSPSVSQQINISHALSQSASPSSPTASHIHISPPPESPSSPPTVFVHNVTLPLLSQCSPSKSSPLACISPPATSLPLTSPPVSPLPVSLCPPPENLSPQMVTFCPLPVAPSPPSIALSPPPPSVSPPPISPTPSPISPCPPADSSAPSSPPSSPCVTVIPTSPQNHDASPVYSLPPTSPSPPPSSLSPSQASPSPPAPSSLLSLSFADEELDLQRHSNGFSDGSSSKSRQFPCTICGKQFRFISILALHASTHKVRGALNQGRGGLKNFETNSQQRPLLLEQQHEKESNSSDIQNSPPDDIQEPVPLLSIPAPLPTLRHPCPFCKGKFRKAAELERHLRILHRPYKCHLCDFAASQEGELMGHVERRHSAPQLPKIVPPLPTPKPTPALPPAEFKCEICSQSFTQSWFLKGHMRKHKDSFDHRCSVCGRCFKESWFLKNHMKVHLGKIKGVGGQEPSVHQPSQSSHVTTTNSPSSSSSSRLLGYQNFYSGLLLRLPPPGDATCSQMLQATARAVQSGDGDKDGAGASARGQAISATIGEATSSKVMLPQGSSGIVLKTVGFPDKNGWSVNSSQVERPRGSTGRDCPFCAKSFRSSHHLKVHLRVHTGERPYKCPHCSYAGTQSGSLKYHLQRHHRDSKLASGVPLRGKNLQQGATQQDRLLPMSTAWANACTDLPTTCEDGTSLPLRLHVTEGQGPSAFPRMPGRGGQRRRSPSHQPTNGRPEHEPLDLSQGNPFHRCMYCPFVTSVGELMSLHLQVHHGRRSRRKGGYIRGRPRPVISPQSQSPSLRDSPEPCESTE